The DNA sequence CGAGCATGATGAACAAGGGTCTCGAACTGATCGAGGCGTGCTGGATGTTCGCGATGCCCGCCGATCGCATCGAAGTCGTGATCCATCCGCAGAGCGTGGTCCACTCGCTGGTCGAGTATGTCGACGGCTCGGTGCTGGCGCAGCTTGGCAACCCCGACATGCGGGTTCCGATCGCTTGCGGCCTGGCGTGGCCCGAGCGTATCGAATCGGGAGCGGCCTCGCTCGATCTGGCCGGCGGGCCGGCGCTGGCGTTCGAGAAACCCGACCTGGGGCGCTTTCCCTGTCTGGGTCTGGCGATGCACGCGGCGCGTGTTGGCAGATCCGCGCCGGTGGTGTTGAATGCGGTAAACGAGGTCGTGGTGGCTGCGTTCCTCGAAAGACGGATCGGCTTCACCCGGATCGCCGAGCTGATAGACAGGGTGCTGCAACGGCACATTGTCGCAGAACCGGAATCGCTGGAGCATGTCAAAGCCCTCGATGCCGATGCGCGCGTGCTGGCGCGCGAGCTGCTCGGCGTGCTGGATTAGCGGGGGAAAAGACATGGATATGCTGCAAACCATCCTGATTACCGTGGTGACCCTCGGGATCCTCGTCGCGGTGCACGAATACGGCCATTTCTGGGTTGCGCGCCGCTGTGGCGTCAAGGTCCTGCGCTTCTCGATCGGTTTTGGCAAGGCCGTATGGCGCCATCAGGGGCGCGACGGGACGGAATACGTGGTGGCCGCGGTGCCGCTTGGCGGCTACGTGAAAATGCTCGACGAGCGTGAAGGGCCGGTGGCCGACGACGAGCTGACGCTGAGCTTCAACCGCAAGCCGGTGCTGGCGCGCATCGCGGTCGTGGCAGCGGGCCCGCTGGCCAATTTCCTGCTCGCCATATTTGCGTTCTATCTCCTTTACATGATTGGAGTGCGCGGTCTGGCACCGGTGATCGGCGAGGTCCGTCCCGGATCCATAGCGGAAGCGGCGGGCCTCGAGCCGGGACAGGAACTCGTGGCCATCGACGGCGAGCCGACTCGCACGCGGCAGGCGGTGGCGATGCAATTGCTGCAGCGGCTCGGAGAGAGTGGCGAGATCCGCTTCTCGGCGCGCTACCCCGATTCGGAACTGGTCTACGAGACCACGGCGCATGTGGAAGGCTGGCTGAAAGGCGCCGACGAACCCGATCTGCTGGACGGACTCGGCATCGAGTATCTGCAGCCGGTGGTCGAGCCGCGGATCGCGGAAGTGATGGCTGGCAGTCCGGCCGAACTGGGCGGCATGCGCCCGGCGGACCGCATTCTCGCCGTCGATGGGGTGCCGGTATCCACCTGGCAGGAATGGGTGGACCTGGTGCGCGACAGCGCGGGAGTGACACTCGGGGTCAAGGTGGAGCGCGACGGGTCGCCGCACCTGTTGCAGATCACGCCTGCGCGCGTCAAGCGCGCGGACGGCAGCGAGGGCGGGCAGGTCGGGGTGTCGGTGCAGGTGCCGGAATGGCCTGCCGAATACCTCAGAATGGAACGCTATGGCCCGTTGAAGGCCTGGACGCCCGCATTGGCCCAGACCTGGTCGCTGTCGGTGTTTACCGTGGACTCGGTCCGCAAGATGCTCGAGGGTCTCATATCACCGAAAAACTTGAGCGGACCCATCACGATTGCTAAAGTGGCGTCCGCCTCGGCGCGATCGGGTTTCGAAGCCTATATCAGCTTTCTCGCGCTGCTTAGCATCAGCCTGGGTGTTTTGAACCTGTTGCCGATTCCGGTGCTCGATGGCGGCCATCTGATGTACTGTTTCATCGAGATGCTCAAGGGCAGCCCGGTTTCGGAGCGGGTGCAGATGCTCGGTTACCAGGTCGGCCTGTTCATTCTGGTCGGCGTGATGATGCTGGCTTTTTACAACGACCTGAGTCGCCTTGCGGCAAACTGATGTGGTTTGCCGCGCAGGGCAGGACTCGACGCACAAGGACCTGCCAGATACCCCCCATGAAGCGATATCTAGTTCTGCTGCCGTTGCTGTTCGGCCTCGCCGGGATGGCATGGGCCGAGTCGTTCGTGGTCACCGACATCCGTGTCGAGGGCCTGCAACGCATTTCCCCCGGATCCGTGTTCAACGATATCCCGATCAAGGTCAACGATCGCATCGACCAGGCGGCGATCGCCGACACCTCGCGGGCGCTGTTCCGTTCGGGCAATTTCGATGATGTGCAGATTGGCCGCGATGGCGATGTGCTGGTCATCACCCTGGTCGAACGACCGTCGATCAGCGAAATCAACATCGATGGCAACAAGGCGATCGAAACCGATGCGCTGATGGACGGACTCAAGGGAGCCGGGCTCGCGGTGGGACAGGTGTTCCAGCGTGCCACGCTCGAGCAGATGCGCGTGGAACTGCAACGCCAGTATGTCAGCCAGGGGCGTTACGATGCCACGATCGAGACCGAGATCGCGGAGCAGGCACGCAACCGGGTCGCGGTGAACATCAATATCTCCGAAGGCAGCGTTGCCGCGATCAAGCACATCAACATCGTGGGTAACTCGGTGTTCAACGAAGACGATCTGGTCGATCTGTTCGAGCTCAAATCCTCGGGCTGGCTGTCGTGGATCACCAGCGATGACAAGTACTCGCGCGAGAAGCTCAACGGCGGCCTCGAGAACCTGAGCTCCTATTATCTCGATCGCGGCTATATCCGCTTCAACATCGACTCGACCCAGGTCGCGATCACCCCGGATCGCAGCGGCGTCTACATCACCGTGAATATCACCGAGGGCGACAAGTATGCGGTGACGAAGGTCGATCTGTCGGGAGATATCGTGCTCTCCGAGGAAGAGATGCGGCGTTACCTGCTGTTGCGCGAAGGTCAGGATTTTTCCCAGGTCCAGGTCACCAATACCGAGGAGCTGATCACGCAGCGCCTCGGCGTGGAAGGCTACACCTTTGCCAAGGTCAACGGGATTCCCGAGATCAACGACGAGGACAAGACGGTCGCGGTCAAGTTTTTCATCGATCCGGGCAAGCGCACCTATGTGCGGCGCATCGAGTTCCGTGGCAACGTGAAGAGCATCGACGAGGTGCTGCGCCGCGAGATGCGCCAGATGGAGTCGGCGCCGGCTTCCTCGGCTTTGATCGAGCAGTCGCGCGTGCGTCTCGAGCGGCTCGGCTTCTTCAAGGAGGTCAAGACCGAGAACAAGGAGGTACCCGGCACCGATGACATGATCGATGTGGAGTACACGGTGGAGGAACAGTCCTCCGGCAGTATCGGGGCAAGCGTGGGTTATGCGCAGGACGCCGGGCTCATCCTCGGCGCGAACCTGCAGCAGAACAACTTCCTTGGCACCGGCAAGCAGATCGGAATCGGCCTGAACACCAGCCAGTACCAGTCGCTCTACAGCTTCAATTACGTCGATCCGTATTTCACGGAAGACGGGGTGAGCCGTGGCTTCACGCTGTTCTACCGTTCGACCGATCTGGAAGAGATCAACGTCGCGAGTTACACCACGGATACCATCGGCGGGACGGTGAGTTTCGGCTATCCGATCAGCGAGACCCAGCGCCTTGGGCTGAGTGTGGGCGTGAATCACACCGATATTACCGCCGGTCGCGGCGCGGTGCAGGAGATCAAGGGCAGCCCGCGCCCGATCAAGAACACCATTGGCTATGTCAACCAGAGCGATCTTTCGCTGACGAACGGCTGGTACCCGCTCGATGCCATCCAGTCCCCGGTACCCGACAGTTTCTTCCAGACCGGCACCCCGGATGGCTTTCTCGATCTGTATGGCGACGTCTATGACAACCTCCTGCTCACCGGCAGCTGGTCGCAGTTCGCGCTGAACCGCGGCCAGCTCGCAACCCGCGGGTATTCGCAGAATCTCTCGTTGCAGGTTTCCACGCCGGGCAGCGATCTCGAGTATTACAAGATCACTTACAACGGCCAGATCTTTCTGCCGTTGTGGCGCCAGTTCACTTTCCATCTGCGTTCCGATCTCGGTTATGGCGGCGGCTGGGGTGACACCAGCGAGTTGCCGTTCTATGAGCACTTCTATGCCGGTGGTTTCCGCTCGGTACGCGGCTACAAGAGCAATACGCTGGGTCCCCAGAGTACGCCGGCCCAGACCTACCGGATCCAGAATGTCCCCGTTTACGACGCCAACGGCAACGTCGTCGACGTGGTCAACGATCAGTACGTCTATATCAGTTGTGCGCCGACGGTCGATGGCGCGGGCGTGGTGCGCTGTGATGGCCCGGATGGCGAAAAGATCCTGGTTGACGGGGTGTACACCAACAACAACGGCACCGATCCCTTTGGCGGCAACATACTCGTCGAAGGCAGCGCCGAGGTGTTGTTCCCCTTGCCGTTCATCAAGGATCAGCGCTCCGTACGCTCGGGCTTGTTCCTCGATTTTGGTAATGTTTTTGATACCAATTGCAAATCCCAGCAATTAATATGCTCCGACCTTGATTTCGGCGAGCTGCGTTACTCGGTCGGCTTCGGAGTGACCTGGATCACCGGTTTCGGTCCAATCACTTTCAGCCTGGCCAAACCGCTCAACGACGAGCGCGAGGACAACACCGAGATCTTCCAGTTCTCGCTCGGTCAGGGCTTTTAAGCGGGTTATTTCCCCATCACCTCAACATTTTGGAGTCGTGTAGTGAAGCGCTTTGGTCGTACAGCGGCGATTGCCTGCCTGATGTGTGTGTTTTCCGCCACCGCTCTTGCCCAGGGCAAAGTCGCGGTACTGAACCTCGAGGAAGCCGTGTTCAGCACGGAAGAAGCCAAAGCGCAGTTCAATATCCTGCGCCAGACGCCCGATTACACCAAGAACAAGAAAGATGCCGAGGCGCTGAAGAAGCAGTACGAGGACCTCGCGGAGCAGTTCAACAAGAACCGCGAAGTCATGAGCGCCGAGCAAGAAGCCGAGCAGGGCCGCAAGATCAAGGAAGTGGGTGCGGACCTCGAGTTCGTGGTCAAGAAACTGCAGCAGTCCGAGCGTGATGTCGCGCAGCGCGTGATGCGTGAAATGATGCCGCGCGCCAACACGGTGGTGATGGACGTGGTGAAAGCCGAGAGCATTGGCCTGTTGCTGAATGCCCAGGCTGCGCTGTACGCGGATGCCGGTTACAGCATCAACGGCAAGGTCACCGAAAAGCTCAACCAGCTGAAAAAATGATGTTGCGCCGCGCCGGCGCACTCTCTGACGGGTGCGCGGCACGGCGGCCGGGGCGGTTATGCTGCGGGTCCCAATGGCGGCTCGATGTCCGGTTGACTGCCTGGTCGTGCCGGATTCCTACCTGTGTTTTGCCCGCCTGTCGGCGTTGTTCGACGAGACTCCGCGAGCGGTCCCCGGCATTCACCCGAGCGCCGTGATCGATGTGTCTGCGCGTGTCCCTCCGGGCGCCAGCACCGGGCCCCACTGCAGCCTCGAACAGGGAGTCGAGATCGGTGCCGGCACCTGCATCGATCGCGGGACGCTGGCCGACACCCTGCTCGGTCGTGGTGTAAAGATAGACAATCAGGTGCAGATAGCGCATAACGCACAAATCGGCGACTACACGGCGATCGCCGGATGCGCGGGTATCGGCGGCAGTGTGCGGGTCGGAAAATATTGTCGCATGGGCGGCGGTGCCGCTCTGGTTGGGCCGCTCGAAATCGCCGATCATGTGACGATCACCGCGATGAGCCTGATAAACCGTTCCGTTCCCGAGCCAGGCTCGTAATCTTCGGGTACGCTGGCGGAAATGGAACGGCACCTGGGTACCACCGCCCGCCAACCTGGAGATGATCGCTCATGCTGATGGACGTAAACGAGATCCGCGAATACCTGCCGCATCGCTACCCCTTCCTGCTGGTGGACCGGGTGACCGAGCTGACGCCCGGCACGTCGATCGTCGCGTACAAGAATGTGAGCGTGAACGAGGGTTTTTTCGAGGGTCATTTCCCGGGGCTGCCGGTGATGCCGGGGGTGCTGATCGTGGAAGCGCTGGCCCAGGCTGCCGGAATTCTCGGCTTCCGGACCATGAACAAGAAACCTGCCGACGGCTCGATCTACTACTTCGTGGGTGCCGACAAGCTGCGCTTCAAGCGCCCGGTGGTGCCGGGTGACCGCCTGCAGCTCGAGGCGCGCATCGTCACCGAGAAGCGCGGTATCTGGAAGTTCGACTGCGTGGCCTCGGTCGACGGGCAACTGGTGTGCGAGGCGAGCATCCTGTGTGCGGATCGCCGGCGGTGATCAATGCGCGTGCGCTGCTCCATGCGTGGTGCGCGCCGCGGACGCGGTGATCGAACTCGCCACGCGTGAAGGTGGAGCATGAGCGACTGGGCCGAACTGCTCGCGACGCGACAATGTGTGGCGGGTGTCGATGAGGCCGGGCGCGGCCCGCTTGCCGGCGATGTGATTGCTGCGGCGGTCATCCTGCCAGCCGACGCCTGCCTGCCGGGACTGCGCGATTCGAAGCAGCTCAGCCATGCCCGCCGCCCGCAGCTGGCGGCGGCGGTGCGCGAGCAGGCGCGCGGCTGGGCGCTCGGTCGCGCCAGTGTCGAGGAAATCGACCGGCTGAACATCCTGCAGGCGAGCCTGCTGGCGATGCACCGCGCGGTGCAGGCGCTGAACCTGGTTCCGGATCTGGTGCTGGTCGATGGCAATCGCTGCCCCGTCTGGCGGTATGCGTCGGTGGCGGTGGTCAGGGGCGATGCGCTGGTTCCCGCGATAAGTGCCGCCTCGGTGCTGGCCAAGGTTGCGCGCGATGAGGAGATGAAGCTGCTCGATCGACAGTACCCCGATTACGGCTTTGCACTGCACAAGGGCTACCCCACGGCGGCACATCTCGCGGCCCTTGCGCGGTTTGGTCCGTGCCCGATCCATCGCCGCTCCTTTGCACCGGTACGCACGGCAGTTGCGCAATGCGCGCTGGATTTCGATTGAGGCATTCATGAGCAGGCACTTCGTCCATTTACGGCTCCATTCCGAATTTTCGATGATCGATGGCCTGGTGCGCATCGACAAGCTGGTCGAACGCGCCGCCGAACTCGGTATGCCGGCCGTGGCACTGACCGACCAGAGCAACCTGTACGCGTTGATCAAGTTCTACAAGGCCGCGCAGAAAGCGGGTGTCAAACCGATTGTCGGCTGCGATGTGCAGGTCGAGACGGGCGGTGCGATTTTCCCGCTGACCCTGCTCGTTTGCGCCCAGGAGGGCTATCGCAACCTGACGCGGCTGATTTCGCGCGGCTGGCTCGAGGGTCAGCAAATGGGGCGGCCGGTGTTGCAGCGCGACTGGCTGGTACAAAGTTGTGACGGGTTGATAGCGCTGTCAGGCGCTCGCGATGGTGATGTCGGCCAGGCACTGCTGGCCGAACGGGGCGAACTGGCGCAGGAGCTGCTGGGCGCCTGGATGACGCAGTTCCCGGGGCGATTCTATATCGAGTTGTGCCGCACCGGACGGCCGCACGAAGAGGACTACCTGCACCTGGCGGTGGAACTCGCGGGACGTCTGCGCTGCCCGGTGGTTGCCACCAACGATGTGCGCTTTCTTGATCGCAGCGACTACGAGGCACACGAGGCGCGTGTCTGCATTCACGAGGGGCGGGCACTCGAAGACCCGCGCCGCCAGCGTCTTTTCAGCCCTTACCAGTACCTGCGCCCGGCGCAGGAGATGCAGGCCCTGTTCGCGGATATCCCGGAGGCGCTCGAGAACAGCGTGGAGATCGCGCGCCGCTGCAGCATCGAGCTCGAGCTCGGCAAATATTATCTGCCCGACTATCCGGTACCCGCGGGTACCCGGATCGAGGATTTTCTGCAGCGCCTCGCCCAGGAAGGGCTGGTTGCGCGCCTGGCGGCGTTCGGCGATGGCGCGGCACGCAGGGACGCCTACCAGGAACGGCTGGACTTCGAGCTCGACACGATCAATTCGATGGGCTTTGCCGGTTATTTCCTGATCGTGATGGATTTCATTCGCTGGGCGAAGAACAACGCGGTGCCGGTCGGGCCAGGCCGCGGTTCGGGTGCCGGTTCGCTGGTCGCCTATGTTCTGGGCATCACGGATATCGATCCGCTCCAGTACAACCTGCTGTTCGAGCGCTTCCTGAATCCGGAGCGGGTATCGCTGCCCGACTTCGACGTGGACTTCTGCATGGAGGGACGCGACCGGGTGATTGCCTACGTGGCGGATACCTACGGGCGCGACGCGGTCTCCCAGATCATCACCTTCGGCACCATGGCCGCCAAGGCCGTGGTGCGCGATGTGGCGCGGGTACAGGGCAAGCCATACGGACTGGCCGACAAGCTCTCCAAGCTCATCCCGTTCGAACCCGGCATGACGCTCGAAAAAGCCATGGCGCAGGAGGAGCCGCTGCGCGATTTCGTTGCCCGCAACGAGGAGGTGGCGGAGATCATGGAGATGGCCTTCAAGCTCGAAGGCCTGGCGCGCAACGTGGGCAAGCATGCCGGCGGCGTGGTGATCGCTCCCACCACGCTCACCGATTTCGCACCGCTCTATTCCGACGAAGCCGGTGGCGGCCTGGTTACCCAGTTCGACAAGGACGATGTCGAGCAGGTCGGCCTGGTCAAGTTCGATTTTCTCGGCCTGCGCACGCTCACGATCATCGATTGGGCCCTGGCGATCGTCAACCGCAGGCTTGCGGGGGAGCAGCGCGAGCCGATCGACATCAACCGCATCGCGCTCGATGACCCGCTGGTTTATGCATCCTTGCAGCGCGCGGAAACCACGGCGATCTTCCAGCTCGAATCGCGCGGCATGAAGGACCTGATAAAGCGCCAGCAGCCGAGTTGCTTCGAGGACATCATTGCGCTGGTCGCGCTGTTCCGTCCCGGACCGCTGCAGTCCGGAATGGTCGACGATTTCATCGACCGCAAGCACGGGCGCTCGATCGTGCGCTATCCGCACCCGCGGCTCGAGCCGATTCTCAACAATACCTACGGTGTGATCCTCTACCAGGAGCAGGTGATGCAGATCGCCCAGGTGCTGGCTGGCTACACGCTCGGCGGCGCGGACGTGTTGCGCCGTGCGATGGGCAAGAAAAAAGCCGAGGAGATGGCGCAGCAGCGCGAGATCTTTATTGCCGGCGCCAGCACCCAGGGGGTCGCCGTCGAGGTTGCGGCATCGATCTTCGATCTGATGGAGAAATTTGCCGGCTACGGCTTCAACAAATCGCACTCCGCGGCCTATGCGCTGGTGTCCTACCAGACAGCCTGGCTGAAGACCCATTTCCCGGCGGAATTCATGGCCGCGGTGTTGTCGGCGGAAATGAGCAATACGGACAAGGTGGTGGTGCTGATCGAGGAGTGCCGGCACATGAAGCTGGCGCTGGTGCTGCCCGACGTCAACAGCGGGGAATTCCGTTTCACGGTCAACAAACGCGGCGAGGTGGTCTACGGTCTCGGTGCGATCAAGGGTATCGGCGAGGGGCCGGTGGAGAGCATCGTCGCGGCGCGCACCGCGGATGGAGAGTTCCGTGACCTGTTCGACTTCTGCACACGTACCGATCCGCGTCGGGTCAACAAGCGGGTGCTCGAGGCGCTCATCCGCTCCGGTGCGATGGATGGGCTTGGCGCCTCGCGTGCGGTGCTGATGGCGGCGATGGCGGAGGCGCTCAAGGCGGCCGAACAGCGCGCGCGCAATCTCGATGTCGGTTTGATGGACATGTTTGCCGACAACGCGCCTGCGAGCACCGGAGAGGACGTGTATGCCGCCTTCAGGGCGGCTGCCGAGTGGAGCGCGAGGGAGCGTCTGCGTGGCGAGAAGGAGACGCTCGGCCTTTACGTGACGGGGCATCCGATCGACGATCACGAGGCGGAGATCGCGCAGTTCACGCGCACGCGCATCACGCAATTGAGGGCGGACCAGGAGCCGCAGCGTATCGTGGGCCTGGTGGTTGGCATGCGCACCATGAAAAGCAAGCGTGGCGAGGATATCGCGTTCCTGCAGCTCGACGATCGCAGCGCTCGTGTCGAGGTGTCGCTGTTTTCCGATGTCTACCGCGCCTGCCGTGAACACGCAGTGCGCGATACCATCCTCGTCGTGGAGGGGGTGGTGAGCGTCGATGATTTTTCGGGTGGCATGAGAATGCGCGCCAACGAGGCCTATACGCTTGTCGAGGCGCGCCGCCGGTTTGCGCGCGAATTGGTGCTGCAGCTCGGTGAGGACGATTTCGCCGCTGATTTCACCAGCGTGCTGGGCCGTCTCCTGGGAGGCGGTCGTGCGCGCGAGGGCTGCGCGGTGCGGGTGGTCTACAGCACGGCGGATGCCAGTGCGGAGATCAGCCTGGGGGATCAGTGGCGCCTGCTG is a window from the Gammaproteobacteria bacterium genome containing:
- a CDS encoding OmpH family outer membrane protein, producing MKRFGRTAAIACLMCVFSATALAQGKVAVLNLEEAVFSTEEAKAQFNILRQTPDYTKNKKDAEALKKQYEDLAEQFNKNREVMSAEQEAEQGRKIKEVGADLEFVVKKLQQSERDVAQRVMREMMPRANTVVMDVVKAESIGLLLNAQAALYADAGYSINGKVTEKLNQLKK
- the bamA gene encoding outer membrane protein assembly factor BamA yields the protein MKRYLVLLPLLFGLAGMAWAESFVVTDIRVEGLQRISPGSVFNDIPIKVNDRIDQAAIADTSRALFRSGNFDDVQIGRDGDVLVITLVERPSISEINIDGNKAIETDALMDGLKGAGLAVGQVFQRATLEQMRVELQRQYVSQGRYDATIETEIAEQARNRVAVNINISEGSVAAIKHINIVGNSVFNEDDLVDLFELKSSGWLSWITSDDKYSREKLNGGLENLSSYYLDRGYIRFNIDSTQVAITPDRSGVYITVNITEGDKYAVTKVDLSGDIVLSEEEMRRYLLLREGQDFSQVQVTNTEELITQRLGVEGYTFAKVNGIPEINDEDKTVAVKFFIDPGKRTYVRRIEFRGNVKSIDEVLRREMRQMESAPASSALIEQSRVRLERLGFFKEVKTENKEVPGTDDMIDVEYTVEEQSSGSIGASVGYAQDAGLILGANLQQNNFLGTGKQIGIGLNTSQYQSLYSFNYVDPYFTEDGVSRGFTLFYRSTDLEEINVASYTTDTIGGTVSFGYPISETQRLGLSVGVNHTDITAGRGAVQEIKGSPRPIKNTIGYVNQSDLSLTNGWYPLDAIQSPVPDSFFQTGTPDGFLDLYGDVYDNLLLTGSWSQFALNRGQLATRGYSQNLSLQVSTPGSDLEYYKITYNGQIFLPLWRQFTFHLRSDLGYGGGWGDTSELPFYEHFYAGGFRSVRGYKSNTLGPQSTPAQTYRIQNVPVYDANGNVVDVVNDQYVYISCAPTVDGAGVVRCDGPDGEKILVDGVYTNNNGTDPFGGNILVEGSAEVLFPLPFIKDQRSVRSGLFLDFGNVFDTNCKSQQLICSDLDFGELRYSVGFGVTWITGFGPITFSLAKPLNDEREDNTEIFQFSLGQGF
- the rnhB gene encoding ribonuclease HII; protein product: MSDWAELLATRQCVAGVDEAGRGPLAGDVIAAAVILPADACLPGLRDSKQLSHARRPQLAAAVREQARGWALGRASVEEIDRLNILQASLLAMHRAVQALNLVPDLVLVDGNRCPVWRYASVAVVRGDALVPAISAASVLAKVARDEEMKLLDRQYPDYGFALHKGYPTAAHLAALARFGPCPIHRRSFAPVRTAVAQCALDFD
- the rseP gene encoding sigma E protease regulator RseP; this translates as MDMLQTILITVVTLGILVAVHEYGHFWVARRCGVKVLRFSIGFGKAVWRHQGRDGTEYVVAAVPLGGYVKMLDEREGPVADDELTLSFNRKPVLARIAVVAAGPLANFLLAIFAFYLLYMIGVRGLAPVIGEVRPGSIAEAAGLEPGQELVAIDGEPTRTRQAVAMQLLQRLGESGEIRFSARYPDSELVYETTAHVEGWLKGADEPDLLDGLGIEYLQPVVEPRIAEVMAGSPAELGGMRPADRILAVDGVPVSTWQEWVDLVRDSAGVTLGVKVERDGSPHLLQITPARVKRADGSEGGQVGVSVQVPEWPAEYLRMERYGPLKAWTPALAQTWSLSVFTVDSVRKMLEGLISPKNLSGPITIAKVASASARSGFEAYISFLALLSISLGVLNLLPIPVLDGGHLMYCFIEMLKGSPVSERVQMLGYQVGLFILVGVMMLAFYNDLSRLAAN
- the fabZ gene encoding 3-hydroxyacyl-ACP dehydratase FabZ, translated to MLMDVNEIREYLPHRYPFLLVDRVTELTPGTSIVAYKNVSVNEGFFEGHFPGLPVMPGVLIVEALAQAAGILGFRTMNKKPADGSIYYFVGADKLRFKRPVVPGDRLQLEARIVTEKRGIWKFDCVASVDGQLVCEASILCADRRR
- the dnaE gene encoding DNA polymerase III subunit alpha, with product MSRHFVHLRLHSEFSMIDGLVRIDKLVERAAELGMPAVALTDQSNLYALIKFYKAAQKAGVKPIVGCDVQVETGGAIFPLTLLVCAQEGYRNLTRLISRGWLEGQQMGRPVLQRDWLVQSCDGLIALSGARDGDVGQALLAERGELAQELLGAWMTQFPGRFYIELCRTGRPHEEDYLHLAVELAGRLRCPVVATNDVRFLDRSDYEAHEARVCIHEGRALEDPRRQRLFSPYQYLRPAQEMQALFADIPEALENSVEIARRCSIELELGKYYLPDYPVPAGTRIEDFLQRLAQEGLVARLAAFGDGAARRDAYQERLDFELDTINSMGFAGYFLIVMDFIRWAKNNAVPVGPGRGSGAGSLVAYVLGITDIDPLQYNLLFERFLNPERVSLPDFDVDFCMEGRDRVIAYVADTYGRDAVSQIITFGTMAAKAVVRDVARVQGKPYGLADKLSKLIPFEPGMTLEKAMAQEEPLRDFVARNEEVAEIMEMAFKLEGLARNVGKHAGGVVIAPTTLTDFAPLYSDEAGGGLVTQFDKDDVEQVGLVKFDFLGLRTLTIIDWALAIVNRRLAGEQREPIDINRIALDDPLVYASLQRAETTAIFQLESRGMKDLIKRQQPSCFEDIIALVALFRPGPLQSGMVDDFIDRKHGRSIVRYPHPRLEPILNNTYGVILYQEQVMQIAQVLAGYTLGGADVLRRAMGKKKAEEMAQQREIFIAGASTQGVAVEVAASIFDLMEKFAGYGFNKSHSAAYALVSYQTAWLKTHFPAEFMAAVLSAEMSNTDKVVVLIEECRHMKLALVLPDVNSGEFRFTVNKRGEVVYGLGAIKGIGEGPVESIVAARTADGEFRDLFDFCTRTDPRRVNKRVLEALIRSGAMDGLGASRAVLMAAMAEALKAAEQRARNLDVGLMDMFADNAPASTGEDVYAAFRAAAEWSARERLRGEKETLGLYVTGHPIDDHEAEIAQFTRTRITQLRADQEPQRIVGLVVGMRTMKSKRGEDIAFLQLDDRSARVEVSLFSDVYRACREHAVRDTILVVEGVVSVDDFSGGMRMRANEAYTLVEARRRFARELVLQLGEDDFAADFTSVLGRLLGGGRAREGCAVRVVYSTADASAEISLGDQWRLLPSDEALARLRERLGAGRVSLRYSS